In the genome of Streptomyces pactum, one region contains:
- the galT gene encoding galactose-1-phosphate uridylyltransferase: protein MKKTTIRLADGRELIYYDTRDDAVRDAPDRRPLDPTVTTTEVRTDRLLGDTVAIASHRQGRTYHPPADQCPLCPSRPERGRLTEIPAADYEVAVFENRFPSLAGDLGRCEVVCFTADHDASFADLTEERAALVLDAWTDRTAALAAHPAVAQVYCFENRGQEIGVTLGHPHGQIYGYPFTTPRTEAMLRSAAGHHRDTGRNLFDDVLADERADGRRVVLAGDHWTAFVPYAAHWPYEVHLYPHRRVPDLRDLDAPARAEFPGLYLELLRRFDRIFGPGRPPTPYISGWHQAPFHHPDRAAFALHLELFTIRRTPGKLKFLAGSESGMSVFINDVPPEAAAERLREVAS, encoded by the coding sequence GTGAAGAAGACGACCATCCGGCTCGCCGACGGACGTGAGCTGATCTACTACGACACCCGCGACGACGCGGTCCGTGACGCGCCCGACCGGCGCCCCCTGGACCCCACCGTCACCACCACCGAGGTCCGCACCGACCGGCTGCTCGGCGACACCGTCGCCATCGCCTCACACCGGCAGGGCCGCACCTATCACCCGCCCGCCGACCAGTGCCCGCTGTGCCCCTCCCGCCCCGAGCGGGGCCGGCTCACCGAGATCCCGGCCGCCGACTACGAGGTCGCGGTCTTCGAGAACCGGTTCCCCTCCCTCGCCGGCGACCTGGGCCGGTGCGAGGTGGTCTGCTTCACCGCCGACCACGACGCCTCCTTCGCCGACCTCACCGAGGAGCGCGCCGCCCTGGTCCTGGACGCCTGGACCGACCGCACCGCAGCCCTGGCGGCGCACCCCGCCGTGGCCCAGGTCTACTGCTTCGAGAACCGCGGCCAGGAGATCGGCGTCACCCTCGGCCACCCGCACGGCCAGATCTACGGCTACCCCTTCACCACCCCGCGCACCGAGGCCATGCTGCGGTCGGCCGCCGGACACCACCGCGACACCGGCCGCAACCTCTTCGACGACGTCCTCGCCGACGAGCGGGCCGACGGGCGGCGTGTGGTGCTGGCCGGGGACCACTGGACCGCCTTCGTCCCCTACGCCGCCCACTGGCCCTACGAGGTGCACCTCTACCCGCACCGCCGCGTCCCGGACCTGCGGGACCTCGACGCCCCGGCGCGCGCCGAGTTCCCCGGCCTCTACCTGGAACTGCTGCGCCGCTTCGACCGGATCTTCGGGCCCGGCCGGCCGCCCACCCCGTACATCTCCGGCTGGCACCAGGCGCCCTTCCACCACCCCGACCGGGCCGCGTTCGCCCTCCACCTAGAGCTTTTCACCATCCGACGTACTCCCGGCAAACTGAAGTTCCTCGCGGGTTCCGAATCCGGCATGAGTGTGTTCATCAACGACGTGCCGCCCGAGGCGGCGGCCGAGCGACTGCGAGAGGTAGCGAGTTAA
- a CDS encoding sodium:solute symporter family protein gives MQQLAEGLRLPTNGLDYTILGIYFAVVLGIGFAARRSVRTSLDFFLSGRSLPAWVTGLAFVAANLGATEILGMAANGAQYGAYTVHWYWIGAIPAMVFLGLVMMPFYYGSKVRSVPEFLLHRFGPASHLLSSIIFAVSSVLIAGVNLYAMAIVLEALIGWPQWLAIVVAGFFVLAYITLGGLSSAIYNEVLQFFVILAALIPLTVVGLKRVGGVDGLSDSLTGSHGDDFLSAWGGTGIGSDNPLGANWLTIVLGLGFVMSFGYWTTNFAEVQRALSAKNLSAARRTPLIAAFPKILIPMVVVVPGLIALVMEPTLGKAGSDLQYNDAIPVLMRDLLPNGVLGIAVTGLLAAFMAGMAANVSSFNTVFTNDIWAAYVKKGRPDSYYLATGRVITAIGVLIGMGTAFIASSFSNIMNYLQTLFSFFNVPLFCVFIIGMFWKRSTAAAGFWGLLSGTVAAMVNYFWFYKQDVIDIPSDQGANFVSSIVAFVVGAVVMLVVTAFTRPKPAEELAGLVYGTRSPGMAEPPAEGDDAWYRKPALLGWGAIVLAAVCYIPFSF, from the coding sequence ATGCAGCAACTGGCCGAAGGGCTACGGCTCCCCACCAACGGGCTCGACTACACCATCCTGGGCATCTACTTCGCCGTCGTCCTGGGCATCGGCTTCGCCGCCCGGCGCAGCGTGCGGACCAGTCTCGACTTCTTCCTCTCCGGCCGGTCGCTGCCCGCCTGGGTGACCGGGCTGGCCTTCGTCGCCGCCAACCTGGGGGCCACCGAGATCCTGGGCATGGCCGCCAACGGGGCGCAGTACGGCGCGTACACGGTGCACTGGTACTGGATCGGCGCCATCCCGGCGATGGTCTTCCTCGGCCTGGTGATGATGCCCTTCTACTACGGGTCGAAGGTCCGGTCGGTGCCGGAGTTCCTGCTGCACCGGTTCGGCCCCGCCTCGCACCTGCTCTCCTCGATCATCTTCGCGGTCTCCTCGGTGCTCATCGCGGGCGTCAACCTCTACGCGATGGCGATCGTGCTGGAGGCGCTGATCGGCTGGCCGCAGTGGCTGGCCATCGTGGTCGCCGGGTTCTTCGTCCTGGCGTACATCACCCTGGGCGGGCTGTCCTCCGCCATCTACAACGAGGTGCTGCAGTTCTTCGTCATCCTCGCCGCGCTCATCCCGCTCACCGTGGTCGGCCTGAAGCGGGTCGGCGGGGTGGACGGGCTGAGCGACAGCCTCACCGGCAGCCACGGTGACGACTTCCTCTCCGCCTGGGGCGGCACCGGCATCGGTTCGGACAACCCGCTGGGCGCCAACTGGCTCACCATCGTGCTGGGCCTGGGCTTCGTGATGAGCTTCGGCTACTGGACGACCAACTTCGCCGAGGTGCAGCGCGCGCTGTCCGCGAAGAACCTCTCCGCCGCCCGGCGCACCCCGCTGATCGCCGCCTTCCCCAAGATCCTCATCCCGATGGTGGTGGTCGTCCCCGGGCTGATCGCCCTGGTGATGGAGCCGACGCTGGGCAAGGCGGGCAGCGACCTGCAGTACAACGACGCCATCCCGGTGCTGATGCGGGACCTGCTGCCCAACGGCGTGCTGGGCATCGCGGTGACCGGGCTGCTCGCCGCGTTCATGGCCGGCATGGCCGCCAACGTCTCGTCCTTCAACACCGTCTTCACCAACGACATCTGGGCCGCGTACGTGAAGAAGGGCCGGCCGGACAGCTACTACCTGGCCACCGGCCGGGTGATCACCGCGATCGGTGTACTGATCGGCATGGGGACCGCGTTCATCGCCTCGTCGTTCAGCAACATCATGAACTATCTGCAGACGCTGTTCTCGTTCTTCAACGTGCCGCTGTTCTGCGTCTTCATCATCGGCATGTTCTGGAAGCGGTCCACCGCGGCGGCCGGTTTCTGGGGGCTGCTGTCGGGCACCGTGGCCGCGATGGTGAACTACTTCTGGTTCTACAAGCAGGACGTCATCGACATCCCCAGCGACCAGGGCGCCAACTTCGTGTCCTCCATCGTGGCGTTCGTGGTCGGCGCGGTGGTGATGCTGGTGGTCACCGCCTTCACCCGGCCCAAGCCCGCCGAGGAACTGGCCGGCCTGGTGTACGGCACCCGCTCCCCCGGCATGGCGGAGCCGCCCGCCGAGGGCGACGACGCCTGGTACCGCAAGCCGGCCCTGCTGGGCTGGGGCGCGATCGTCCTGGCCGCGGTGTGCTACATCCCGTTCTCCTTCTGA
- a CDS encoding PQQ-binding-like beta-propeller repeat protein, translated as MMIIVSAVVAVALIVGAGIFFITKDDGGSTEADDGNKTSQGPTGDPGKDTGGTKGGFTSKPAPDPVDARLLNAVRVPKVKTDQVTVPGLWATDKIFAKTEDYKITGYPVEGGKPTWQIPLDGQVCQGWRGVTEDNLTAIVFEDHKPKNDKDYADCSEIGLVDLDAGKLVWQKHIEDGGSRIDFDEVTIGAGTVAAGGLDGGAAWSLDGKQLWAPSEGDCEDRGYEGSEEKLVAATYCGEYDSPNIKVSTVNPKTGDVISGYQVPRGIKDVHVVSADPLVLGLEAAGESYDVTDVWVIDDSAATGKLKTKISTRNGQYVVDCDSTNIGGCTQIVVSEQTDTIFMASEERSNGGAGAVNEIVAFSMKTGKTIGKADGDSEAATVPLKLDEDGYLIAYQQPTYRKGGSVWRIDPTTYKKDLLMRNPDTSVDQETWFSPDSSWVSYVNGRLYLGYVYASKPSGAFDNERLLAMGFGAG; from the coding sequence ATGATGATCATCGTCAGCGCGGTGGTCGCGGTCGCGCTGATCGTCGGCGCCGGCATCTTCTTCATCACCAAGGACGACGGCGGCAGCACCGAGGCCGACGACGGCAACAAGACCAGTCAGGGCCCCACCGGCGACCCGGGGAAGGACACCGGCGGCACCAAGGGCGGGTTCACCTCCAAGCCGGCCCCGGACCCGGTGGACGCCCGGCTGCTCAACGCCGTCCGCGTGCCGAAGGTCAAGACCGACCAGGTCACCGTCCCCGGTCTGTGGGCCACCGACAAGATCTTCGCCAAGACCGAGGACTACAAGATCACCGGTTACCCGGTGGAGGGCGGCAAGCCCACGTGGCAGATCCCGCTCGACGGCCAGGTCTGCCAGGGCTGGCGCGGGGTCACCGAGGACAACCTGACCGCCATCGTGTTCGAGGACCACAAGCCGAAGAACGACAAGGACTACGCGGACTGCAGCGAGATCGGCCTGGTCGATCTGGACGCGGGCAAGCTGGTCTGGCAGAAGCACATCGAGGACGGCGGCTCCCGGATCGACTTCGACGAGGTGACCATCGGCGCCGGTACCGTGGCCGCCGGCGGCCTGGACGGCGGCGCGGCCTGGTCGCTGGACGGCAAGCAGCTGTGGGCGCCGTCCGAGGGCGACTGCGAGGACCGCGGCTACGAGGGCAGCGAGGAGAAGCTGGTCGCCGCCACCTACTGCGGCGAGTACGACAGTCCGAACATCAAGGTCAGCACGGTCAACCCGAAGACCGGTGACGTCATCTCCGGCTACCAGGTGCCGCGCGGGATCAAGGACGTGCACGTGGTCTCCGCCGACCCCCTGGTGCTCGGCCTGGAAGCGGCCGGGGAGAGCTACGACGTCACCGATGTGTGGGTGATCGACGACAGCGCCGCCACCGGCAAGCTGAAGACCAAGATCTCCACGCGCAACGGCCAGTACGTGGTGGACTGCGACTCGACCAACATCGGCGGCTGCACCCAGATCGTGGTGAGCGAGCAGACCGACACCATCTTCATGGCGAGCGAGGAGCGGTCCAACGGCGGCGCCGGCGCGGTCAACGAGATCGTGGCGTTCAGCATGAAGACCGGCAAGACCATCGGGAAGGCCGACGGTGACTCGGAGGCCGCGACGGTGCCGCTCAAGCTCGACGAGGACGGCTACCTGATCGCCTACCAGCAGCCCACCTACCGCAAGGGCGGCTCGGTGTGGCGGATCGACCCGACCACGTACAAGAAGGACCTGCTGATGCGGAACCCGGACACCAGCGTGGACCAGGAGACCTGGTTCAGCCCGGACAGCAGCTGGGTCTCCTACGTCAACGGCCGGCTGTACCTGGGGTACGTGTACGCCTCCAAGCCCTCCGGCGCGTTCGACAACGAGCGGCTGCTGGCGATGGGCTTCGGCGCCGGCTGA